From one Triticum aestivum cultivar Chinese Spring chromosome 4B, IWGSC CS RefSeq v2.1, whole genome shotgun sequence genomic stretch:
- the LOC123093554 gene encoding CBL-interacting protein kinase 9 yields MAAAGGGPRRTTRVGPYELGKTVGEGSFAKVKIAKDTRNAATCAIKVLDRNHVLRHKMVEQIKREIATMKLIRHPNVVQLHEVMASKSKIYMVLEFVEGGELFDKIVNSGKLGEDEARRYFHQLINAVDYCHSRGVYHRDLKPENLLLDSYGALKVSDFGLSAFSPQTKEDGLLHTACGTPNYVAPEVLADKGYDGMAADVWSCGIILFVLMAGYLPFDDPNLMTLYKLIARANVSCPPWFSTGARNLIKRILDPNPHTRITIAQILEDEWFKKDYKPPQSEHNEDVSLEDVDAAFDSSEEHLVAERREKPESMNAFALISRSEGFNLGNLFEKEMMGMVKRETSFASQRTPQEIMSKIEEACGPLGFNVRKQNYKMKLKGDKTGRKGHLSVATEVFEVAPTLHMVELRKTGGDTLEFHSFYKNFSSELKDIVWKTESNTIAK; encoded by the exons atggcggcggcgggcggggggCCGAGGCGGACGACGCGGGTGGGGCCGTACGAGCTCGGCAAGACCGTCGGCGAGGGCAGCTTCGCCAAGGTCAAGATCGCCAAGGACACCCGCAACGCCGCCACCTGCGCCATCAAGGTGCTCGACCGCAACCACGTCCTACGACACAAGATGGTCGAGCAG ATTAAAAGGGAGATCGCCACAATGAAGCTAATAAGACATCCCAATGTGGTCCAGCTGCATGAG GTGATGGCTAGCAAATCAAAGATATACATGGTTCTTGAGTTTGTCGAAGGAGGCGAGCTTTTTGATAAGATT GTCAATTCTGGGAAGCTGGGAGAAGATGAAGCAAGACGATACTTCCACCAACTTATAAATGCGGTGGATTATTGTCATAGTCGTGGAGTGTACCATAGAGATCTCAAG CCAGAAAATCTGCTCCTTGATTCATATGGAGCTCTCAAAGTCTCAGACTTCGGCCTCAGCGCATTTTCTCCGCAAACAAAG GAGGATGGACTTCTGCATACTGCTTGTGGAACTCCAAATTATGTTGCGCCTGAG GTGCTTGCTGATAAAGGTTATGATGGTATGGCTGCTGATGTGTGGTCCTGTGGCATAATCTTATTTGTCCTTATGGCTGGATATTTGCCCTTCGATGATCCCAACTTAATGACTCTGTATAAATTG ATCGCCAGAGCTAATGTTTCTTGTCCACCATGGTTTTCTACCGGTGCAAGAAATCTTATTAAGCGCATTCTTGATCCCAATCCTCACACG AGGATAACAATCGCCCAAATTTTGGAAGATGAATGGTTCAAAAAGGACTATAAACCACCACAGTCTGAGCACAATGAAGATGTGAGCCTTGAAGATGTCGATGCTGCATTCGATAGTTCAGAG GAACACCTTGTGGCGGAGAGAAGAGAGAAACCAGAATCCATGAATGCATTTGCTCTTATTTCAAGGTCGGAGGGGTTCAATCTCGGAAATTTGTTTGAGAAAGAGATGATG GGGATGGTAAAGCGGGAAACATCCTTTGCGTCGCAACGTACACCACAAGAGATCATGTCTAAAATAGAGGAAGCCTGTGGCCCTCTTGGTTTCAATGTGCGGAAGCAAAATTATAAG ATGAAACTGAAAGGTGACAAGACAGGAAGAAAAGGCCATTTATCTGTAGCAACAGAG GTTTTTGAGGTTGCTCCAACACTCCATATGGTTGAACTTCGTAAAACTGGAGGGGACACCTTGGAGTTTCACAGT TTCTACAAGAATTTCTCATCAGAACTAAAAGACATTGTGTGGAAAACTGAATCCAACACAATTGCGAAATAG